A window of Kribbella sp. NBC_00382 genomic DNA:
GCTGGTCCGGACGGATGACCTTGGTGCGCAGGATCGACTCGTTCAGCGTGAGCTGACGGTCGAGCTCCTTCACGACCGCCGGCGTGGCGGTCAGGTCGATGATGGCGTAAATGCCCTCGGACTTCTTCTTGACGTCGTAGGCCAGCTTGCGACGGCCCCAGATGTCGAGCTTCTCGACCGTGCCACCTTCCTTGCGGACGATGTTCAGGTACGTGTCGAGGGACGGTTCGACGGTGCGCTCTTCGAGCTCAGGGTCGAGAATCACCATGACTTCATAACGACGCATGCGCGAACTCCACCTCCTTCGGACTTTGGCGGCCACGGTCTTTCCGTGGCAGGAGGGCGATGCGTGCCCGCCGCCGACAATCGCCGTCAGCGCCGGGCCGGGTCAAACTTTGGGTCAAGCAGTAAGCCCGGTCGAAGGACCGGGCCCACACCAACAGAATACCAGCGCCTGGACACACCCTTGACCACTATCCACAGGCCTGCTGGTCGCGGGTTGTCGGTGGCCGGTCATAGGGTGACCGGCATGAGCTTGAAACTGGGTGCGCACGTCGAGCAGAACGACCCGCTGGCGGAGGCGGCTGACCGGGGCGCCGAGGTGGTGCAGTTCTTCCTGGGCGACCCGCAGGACTACAAGGCGCCGAAGGTGGCGTACGCCGACGGGGCCGAGGCGCTCAAGGTGCGGGCCGAGGCCGAGGGGATCGACCTGTTCGTGCACGCGCCGTACCGGCTGAACGTGGCGACGCTGAACAACCGGATCCGGATCCCCAGCCGCAAGCTGCTGCAGCAGACCCTGGACAAGGCGGCCGAGATCGGCGCCAAGGGCGTCATCGTGCACGGCGGCCACGTCGGTGAGGACGACGACCCCGAGGCCGGCTTCGACAACTGGCGCAAGTGCATCGAGCGTGCGGACCTGCCGGTGCCGCTGCTGATCGAGAACACCGCCGGCGGCGAGAACGCGATGGCCCGCAAGCTGGAGCGGATCGCCCGGCTGTGGGACGCGGTGCAGAGCTCCGGCAACGAGCACGTCGACCGGGTCGGCTTCTGCCTCGACACCTGCCACTTCCACGCCGCCGGCGAGGTCCTGCCGACCGTGGTGGAGCGGGTTGTCGCGATCACCGGCCGGATCGACCTGGTGCATGCGAACGGCTCACGGGACGCGTTCGGCTCCGGCGCGGACCGGCACAGCAACTTCGAGGAGGGCGAGATCGACCCGGCCGAGATCGTCGCGGTCGTGAAGGCCGCCGACGCTCCCGTCGTGGTCGAGACCCCGAACGGCGACCACGGCCAGAAGGCCGACATCGACTACCTCCGCGCCCACCTGAAGTAGCCCGCAACTGCGCCTCGGAGCACCACGCCTGGAGTGCAGCAGGTTGGCCAGCAGTCAGCAGT
This region includes:
- the rpsF gene encoding 30S ribosomal protein S6 → MRRYEVMVILDPELEERTVEPSLDTYLNIVRKEGGTVEKLDIWGRRKLAYDVKKKSEGIYAIIDLTATPAVVKELDRQLTLNESILRTKVIRPDQH
- a CDS encoding deoxyribonuclease IV, with the translated sequence MSLKLGAHVEQNDPLAEAADRGAEVVQFFLGDPQDYKAPKVAYADGAEALKVRAEAEGIDLFVHAPYRLNVATLNNRIRIPSRKLLQQTLDKAAEIGAKGVIVHGGHVGEDDDPEAGFDNWRKCIERADLPVPLLIENTAGGENAMARKLERIARLWDAVQSSGNEHVDRVGFCLDTCHFHAAGEVLPTVVERVVAITGRIDLVHANGSRDAFGSGADRHSNFEEGEIDPAEIVAVVKAADAPVVVETPNGDHGQKADIDYLRAHLK